TTGCGGGGCAGGACCGATCGGGAGGCCGTCAAGGCTGCGGCACGGGAGATGGAATCCGTTTTCGCCCACCAGATGATCAAGGCGATGCGGTCGGCGTCGGGCGGACATGCCGGCGTGAAGGGGTTGGGCGGCGACGTTTACGGCAGCCTGTTCGACATGGAGCTTGCCAGGATCCTCGCCGCGCGGGGGCTCGGCCTGCAGGATCTGCTGCTGCGGGGGCTCGGCGGCAAAACATCCGCCGTGGAGGAGAGCGCCGGCAGTCCGACGGCGGTAAAGACCATCAGCCCGCCGGAGGCTTCCCTGCCCGTTCACGGGATACGCAGGGAAGAAGCGGCGGAAAGTAGCAAGGAAGATAAAGAACCCATTGCACCCGCCGAGGCGACCGTCTTCTTCCCCATTCGGAACGGGGGACGCCTAAGCTCCTCCTTCGGTCCGAGGAAGGACCCGTTCACGGGCGGAATCGCTTTCCACCGCGGCATGGACATCGCCGCACCGGCGGGCACGGCGATCTATCCCTTGAAGGCGGGAACAGTGACTTTCAGCGGGCGGGAAAAGGGGTACGGAAACGTCGTCGTCATCGACCACGGCGACGGCTTCGTGACGAAATACGCGCATAACCGGGTCAACCGGGTCGAGGCGGGCGACCGGGTCGGCCCCGATACGATTCTTGCCGAAGTGGGGGAGACGGGGCGTTCCACAGGACCGCACCTGCACTTCGAGGTCCTATACGAAGGGAAAAACCTGCGCCCGGAGGCGGTTTTGGCCCGTGCGGTTAAAGGACAGGGCTGAAAAACCGATAAGATACAAGGGAAAAGACCGTCTTACGGGAGACAGGAATGAAAGTCAGCGGCAAGAAGCCGCCGGGGAGTTCGGGCGTCGTCCGGCTGCAGAAAACCGGAACGAGCGGCCCCGCCCGCCCGGCGGAAAAGCCGGACGTCGCCGACAAGGTCGACCTCTCCGGCAAAGCCAGGGAAATCAGGGAGCTTGCAGGGATCGTCAACAGTCTCCCCGAGGTAAGGACGGAGAAGGTGGAAGGTATCAAGGCAAAAGTCGACTCGGGGGAATACGTCGTCGACACCGATAAGGTGGCGGAGAAGATCATCGACGAGATCGTATGAAACCATTGGACGACCTAAAGAATATCCTCCTGGAGCAGGAGAAATGCTGCAAGGAGCTCGTCTGCCTGCTTCAGGAGGAAAGGACTCGCCTCGTGGACTTCGACGTCGCGGGGATGGAGGAGATCTCGAAGGGAAAGGATACGCTCCTTCTGCGCCTGCGGCTCCTGGAGGAAGAACGCATCCGGCTGACCGCAGCCCATTTCACGGGGAAGGAAGGAGGACCCGGGGGAGAGATAACCCTGCGCAGCCTCGCCGAGCGCACCGGCGATACGGAACTCGCAGGCATCAGGCTCAAGCTCGTCTCGCTCGTCCAGAGCATCGATGACCTTAACGGCTTCAACCGTCACCTGATCGACCGCTCTCTGTGGAACGTCCGTGTGGCATCCGGCTTCTTCCGGTCGCTCGGCGGATCCCGTTCCGCGCTGCCCGGAAGCGGCTCCCTCGTGTCGCGGGAAACGTGAGATGTCGCTTTTAAGTCTCATCAATATAGGCAAGTCCACTCTGTACGCCAGCCAGGCCGCCCTGAACGTGGCGGGACACAATATCGCAAACGTCAACACCCCCGGCTACACCCGCCAGGAGGTGGTCCTCGAGACGGCATCACCCATTGTCCCGATGGCCACCGGGTACATGGGCATCGGCGTCGCGGTCAAGGCGATCGAGAGGCGTTACGACCGTTTCATCGAAACCCAGCTCCTGGGCCAGGAGACCAACCTCGGAAAATCCACGGCGATGGACCAGGTCTTCGGGCAGGTGGAGCAGGTATTCAACGACTCGGCGGGCGCCGGCATCTCCGAGAGCCTCAACGCCTTATTCGACGCGTGGCAGTCCCTCTCGGCGAATCCGGAAGACACGGCTCAGAGGACGGTCCTGCTCTCGAAAGCCGCTTCACTCGCCGGGACGCTGAGACGCATGGACCGCAACCTGGTCGCGACGGTCGGGGGGATCAACGACGATATCTCCTCGGCCGTGGAAAGGATCGGCGCGATCGCGACGGACATCGCACTCCTCAACGGGCGGATCGTGGAGGTCGAAGCCGGCGGAACCGCGACGGCGAACGACCTGAGGGACTCCCGGGACATGCTCGTCAAAGAGCTGTCCGGCCTCGCCGATATCGAGACCCTGGAAGACGCCACCGGATCGTTGAACGTTTTCCTGGGAATGCGCTCGCTCGTCGACGGGCAAAGAGCCGCCACGCTGTCCACGGCGACTGAATCGTCCGGCGACCTTCGCATCCTCCTCGACGGTAAAGACATGACGGCGCAGATCGCCGAGGGCCGGCTTGGCGGGCTCCTCGCGTCCCGTGAGACGGTGGAATCGGAGACGCTTCCCGGGCTGCGTCTGCTGGCCGCGGCTCTTACGAAGGAGATGAACCTTCTCCACCGCGCGGGCTACGGACTCGACGGCACGACGGGCAACGACTTCTTCGCGCCGCTTTCGCTTTCGACGACGGCCGACTCCGCCGGGGCGACCGTCACCTCCGCGACGGTCACCGATCCGGCCGCTCTGACGCTATCGGAGTATTCCATCTCAATCGGGGCGGGAAACGCCTATACCGTGGCGGATGCGGGTACCGGCGCGACGGTTGCGACCGGGACATACGCTTCCGGCGGCTC
This Deltaproteobacteria bacterium DNA region includes the following protein-coding sequences:
- a CDS encoding peptidoglycan DD-metalloendopeptidase family protein yields the protein MKLTGHMASTLPGGIESLRGRTDREAVKAAAREMESVFAHQMIKAMRSASGGHAGVKGLGGDVYGSLFDMELARILAARGLGLQDLLLRGLGGKTSAVEESAGSPTAVKTISPPEASLPVHGIRREEAAESSKEDKEPIAPAEATVFFPIRNGGRLSSSFGPRKDPFTGGIAFHRGMDIAAPAGTAIYPLKAGTVTFSGREKGYGNVVVIDHGDGFVTKYAHNRVNRVEAGDRVGPDTILAEVGETGRSTGPHLHFEVLYEGKNLRPEAVLARAVKGQG
- the flgM gene encoding flagellar biosynthesis anti-sigma factor FlgM is translated as MKVSGKKPPGSSGVVRLQKTGTSGPARPAEKPDVADKVDLSGKAREIRELAGIVNSLPEVRTEKVEGIKAKVDSGEYVVDTDKVAEKIIDEIV
- the flgN gene encoding flagellar export chaperone FlgN translates to MKPLDDLKNILLEQEKCCKELVCLLQEERTRLVDFDVAGMEEISKGKDTLLLRLRLLEEERIRLTAAHFTGKEGGPGGEITLRSLAERTGDTELAGIRLKLVSLVQSIDDLNGFNRHLIDRSLWNVRVASGFFRSLGGSRSALPGSGSLVSRET
- the flgK gene encoding flagellar hook-associated protein FlgK, whose amino-acid sequence is MSLLSLINIGKSTLYASQAALNVAGHNIANVNTPGYTRQEVVLETASPIVPMATGYMGIGVAVKAIERRYDRFIETQLLGQETNLGKSTAMDQVFGQVEQVFNDSAGAGISESLNALFDAWQSLSANPEDTAQRTVLLSKAASLAGTLRRMDRNLVATVGGINDDISSAVERIGAIATDIALLNGRIVEVEAGGTATANDLRDSRDMLVKELSGLADIETLEDATGSLNVFLGMRSLVDGQRAATLSTATESSGDLRILLDGKDMTAQIAEGRLGGLLASRETVESETLPGLRLLAAALTKEMNLLHRAGYGLDGTTGNDFFAPLSLSTTADSAGATVTSATVTDPAALTLSEYSISIGAGNAYTVADAGTGATVATGTYASGGSIAFEGISVVITGTVAEGDAFTVSPLTDAAANMSVSVSDSRKIAAASAASALPGDNSNALAIAGLADAAVDALGDDTFSAFYSGLVTEAGAHARDAADLMTFDVNLKSELVNRRESASGVSIDEEATKIIAFQRMFEAGARIIKITDELFQTVLQL